Proteins encoded together in one Thermococcus gammatolerans EJ3 window:
- a CDS encoding sugar phosphate nucleotidyltransferase, which produces MKVLIMAGGYATRLWPITKDNPKALLPVGERRIIDYILEKALKLELPVYISTNRFFESHFRPVAEKYGVELIVEDTLHEEEKLGTIGAMKKAVEELGLDDYLVIAGDNLFSFSLQDFLARYSGETLIAVYDVGDLELAKRYGVVVLEGDRVVAFEEKPAQPRSTLISTGVYVFPERVMGLLDDYLSNGNRDSPGYFVQWLLERGEPIKAYRFSEYWYDIGSADSYLEALKTLLRESHIEEIQISPYSKIIPPVVIKRGAKILGRSIIGPFAYIGEECVIENSDVSDSIIFRKTIIRNSTIWRSIIDEKCEIRNLELRKSLVGGHAKIQRGE; this is translated from the coding sequence ATGAAGGTCTTAATCATGGCTGGCGGTTACGCAACTCGATTATGGCCCATTACAAAGGACAACCCAAAGGCCCTGCTCCCCGTTGGAGAAAGGAGGATAATAGATTACATCCTTGAAAAGGCCCTAAAGCTCGAGCTGCCGGTTTACATCTCCACGAACCGCTTCTTCGAGTCCCACTTCAGACCGGTTGCAGAGAAATACGGCGTCGAGCTAATCGTTGAGGACACCCTCCACGAGGAGGAGAAGCTCGGAACCATAGGTGCTATGAAGAAGGCCGTTGAGGAGCTCGGTTTGGATGATTACCTCGTCATAGCTGGCGACAACCTCTTCTCGTTCTCGCTCCAGGACTTTCTCGCGCGCTATTCGGGTGAAACTCTCATAGCCGTCTACGATGTTGGCGACCTCGAGCTCGCGAAGCGCTACGGCGTCGTTGTCCTTGAGGGGGACAGGGTGGTGGCTTTTGAGGAGAAGCCGGCCCAGCCCCGCTCGACGCTGATAAGTACGGGTGTTTACGTCTTCCCAGAGAGGGTTATGGGGCTCCTAGATGACTACTTGAGCAACGGGAACAGGGATTCACCGGGCTACTTTGTCCAGTGGCTCCTCGAAAGGGGGGAGCCGATTAAGGCCTACCGCTTCTCCGAGTACTGGTACGACATAGGGAGCGCGGACAGCTACCTCGAGGCCCTTAAAACCCTTCTCAGGGAGAGTCATATCGAGGAGATTCAGATAAGCCCCTACTCAAAGATAATCCCTCCTGTGGTGATAAAGCGGGGGGCGAAGATACTTGGACGCTCGATTATAGGGCCGTTCGCCTACATTGGCGAGGAGTGCGTCATCGAGAACTCCGACGTCAGCGACTCGATAATCTTCAGAAAGACGATAATCAGGAACTCGACGATATGGCGCTCCATCATAGACGAGAAGTGTGAGATAAGGAACCTCGAGCTCAGGAAGAGCCTCGTTGGGGGTCACGCGAAGATACAGAGGGGAGAGTGA
- a CDS encoding NAD-dependent epimerase/dehydratase family protein codes for MKVLVTGGAGFIGSHLVDRLMELGHEVRVLDDLSAGTLDNLRRWVDHERFEFIKGDMRDPKIVEEAVKDVEVVFHLAANPEVRIGSQSPELLYETNVLITYNLLNAMRGSNVEYLVFTSSSTVYGDADVIPTPEDYGPLEPISVYGGAKLAAEALISGYAHTFEFRALIFRLANIIGERSNHGVIYDFINKLRKNPEELEILGDGTQRKSYLHVSDTVEGMLHIFEHFKRSEKTVDFYNLGNDDWITVKEIAEIVSEEMSLRPRFVFTGGVDGGRGWKGDVKFMRLSIEKAKATGWRPRLNSYDAVRRTVRELLKS; via the coding sequence ATGAAGGTTCTAGTCACGGGCGGAGCTGGGTTCATAGGTTCGCACCTCGTGGACAGGCTCATGGAGCTCGGACATGAGGTGAGGGTTCTCGACGACCTCAGCGCTGGAACCTTGGACAACCTAAGGCGGTGGGTCGATCACGAGCGCTTCGAGTTCATAAAGGGCGACATGAGGGATCCCAAAATCGTTGAAGAAGCCGTTAAAGACGTTGAAGTAGTCTTCCATCTCGCCGCCAACCCGGAGGTAAGAATAGGCTCCCAGAGTCCCGAACTGCTCTACGAGACCAACGTTCTCATAACCTACAACCTCCTCAACGCGATGAGAGGCTCAAACGTAGAATACCTCGTCTTCACGAGCTCATCAACGGTTTACGGTGATGCAGATGTCATACCAACCCCAGAGGACTACGGCCCGCTCGAACCGATAAGCGTCTACGGAGGGGCGAAGCTCGCGGCCGAGGCCCTGATAAGCGGCTACGCCCACACCTTTGAATTCAGGGCTTTAATCTTCCGCCTGGCGAACATAATAGGCGAGCGCTCGAACCACGGCGTCATCTACGACTTCATCAACAAACTGAGGAAGAATCCAGAGGAGCTAGAGATACTCGGTGATGGGACTCAGAGGAAGAGCTACCTCCACGTGAGCGACACCGTTGAGGGAATGCTCCACATCTTCGAGCACTTCAAGAGGTCCGAAAAGACCGTCGATTTTTACAACCTCGGCAACGATGACTGGATAACCGTGAAGGAGATAGCGGAGATAGTGAGCGAGGAGATGAGCCTTAGGCCAAGGTTCGTCTTCACCGGTGGCGTCGACGGTGGCAGGGGCTGGAAGGGGGACGTCAAGTTCATGCGCCTGAGCATAGAGAAGGCGAAGGCCACCGGCTGGAGGCCAAGGCTCAACAGCTACGATGCCGTGAGGAGAACCGTGAGGGAACTGCTGAAGAGCTGA
- a CDS encoding site-2 protease family protein, translating to MVSTLIIVIAGIMAFWVLVYAAFGRREEENEEEGIAVDLFVIMWRTKRVLGFIDRLASRGRKFWKVYGDVGIALGFLGMAFVFYALLKTAIATIQTHGKQAGVQLVIPGLTIPLWYGLVGLAVVMVVHELSHGVVARADKLPLKSVGLVLFFVIPGAFVEPDEEELKRAPLRTRLRVYGAGSLANLLVALLALLIMNLALTPLLQPAGIEVAGVISDSPASGVLERGDVIVAINGTAIKTLEDFENFINTTRPNQTIAITVLRNGEEKTVKLKLGAREDNPERPFIGIYLGQHYRSRIGHENIVFPLFFSFYWIYFLNFGIGLMNLFPLVPLDGGRMLDDLLKEYIPEGLAKPLRYAVIAIGLTLLGLNLWPALLHLAR from the coding sequence ATGGTCAGCACGCTCATCATCGTCATAGCCGGCATAATGGCCTTCTGGGTGCTCGTCTATGCGGCCTTTGGTAGGAGAGAGGAAGAGAACGAGGAAGAGGGAATAGCCGTTGATCTGTTCGTGATAATGTGGAGAACGAAGAGGGTCTTAGGCTTCATAGACAGGCTCGCCTCGCGGGGGAGAAAGTTCTGGAAGGTTTACGGCGACGTTGGGATAGCCCTTGGGTTCCTGGGCATGGCCTTCGTTTTCTACGCCCTGCTTAAAACAGCCATCGCCACGATCCAGACCCACGGGAAGCAGGCTGGGGTTCAGCTCGTCATTCCTGGACTGACTATCCCCCTCTGGTACGGCCTTGTAGGACTTGCCGTTGTCATGGTCGTCCACGAGCTCAGTCACGGCGTCGTTGCTAGGGCCGATAAGCTGCCCCTGAAGTCAGTTGGTCTCGTGCTCTTCTTCGTGATCCCCGGCGCCTTCGTGGAGCCAGATGAGGAGGAACTCAAGAGGGCCCCGCTCAGGACGAGGCTAAGGGTCTACGGGGCCGGCTCGCTCGCCAACCTCCTCGTGGCTTTACTCGCGCTTCTCATCATGAACTTGGCACTGACACCCCTTCTCCAGCCCGCCGGAATAGAAGTGGCGGGCGTTATAAGCGACTCCCCCGCCTCTGGAGTTCTTGAGAGGGGAGACGTTATAGTGGCCATAAACGGCACCGCGATAAAAACGCTCGAAGATTTTGAGAATTTCATAAACACCACAAGACCCAACCAGACCATCGCGATAACCGTCCTGAGAAACGGAGAAGAAAAAACCGTGAAGCTGAAGCTCGGCGCAAGGGAGGACAACCCAGAGAGGCCGTTCATAGGTATCTACCTCGGCCAGCACTACAGATCTAGGATAGGGCACGAGAACATAGTGTTTCCGCTGTTCTTCTCGTTCTACTGGATATACTTCCTCAACTTTGGAATAGGCCTGATGAACTTATTCCCGCTGGTTCCGCTGGACGGAGGAAGAATGCTCGACGACCTGCTGAAGGAGTACATTCCCGAGGGCCTTGCAAAGCCGCTCAGGTACGCGGTCATCGCGATTGGTCTAACGTTGCTCGGCCTCAATCTCTGGCCGGCTCTCCTCCACCTTGCCCGCTAG
- a CDS encoding TIGR00269 family protein has protein sequence MPAKCSKCGRPAVYHARYTGRYYCHKHFNEMVEKKFKETVKKYRLIEKGERIAVGVSGGKDSVVLMHLLAKLREKFPFELVAITIDEGIAGYRPKSVEIAKRNARKLGIEHRIYSFKEYIGFTLDETVGIMGSFERGERVGACSYCGVWRRWLLNYAAKDVGADKLAVGHNLDDEVQMFIMNILRGDIARLGRTGPYYEEIHPELVPRIKPLREIPEKEIVLYAVLNNIEVDLSECPYAVEAFRAEIRDWLNEMEERHPGTKYQILRSYDKLFPLIAKTYTKKTSELNRCKICGQPTTGEICKACQFRLQVERKAREKGLTFRVE, from the coding sequence ATGCCAGCCAAATGCTCCAAGTGCGGTCGTCCAGCGGTCTACCACGCGCGCTACACGGGAAGATACTACTGCCACAAGCACTTCAACGAGATGGTTGAGAAGAAGTTCAAGGAAACGGTCAAGAAGTACCGCCTCATAGAGAAGGGCGAGCGAATAGCAGTTGGGGTTTCCGGAGGAAAGGACAGCGTTGTTCTAATGCATCTCCTGGCCAAGCTCCGGGAGAAGTTTCCGTTTGAACTCGTCGCGATAACGATAGACGAGGGCATAGCCGGCTACAGACCAAAGAGCGTTGAGATAGCCAAGAGGAACGCGAGGAAGCTCGGTATAGAGCACCGCATCTATTCCTTCAAGGAGTACATCGGCTTCACCCTCGACGAGACCGTTGGGATAATGGGGAGCTTTGAGAGGGGCGAGCGCGTTGGAGCGTGCTCCTACTGCGGTGTCTGGAGGCGCTGGCTCCTCAACTACGCGGCCAAGGACGTCGGCGCCGACAAGCTGGCCGTCGGCCACAACCTCGACGACGAGGTTCAGATGTTCATAATGAACATTCTTCGTGGAGACATAGCGAGACTGGGAAGAACGGGCCCCTATTACGAGGAAATCCACCCGGAGCTCGTCCCGAGGATAAAGCCCCTCCGCGAGATTCCGGAGAAGGAGATAGTGCTATACGCGGTCCTGAACAACATTGAGGTTGACCTGAGCGAGTGCCCCTACGCGGTCGAGGCCTTCCGAGCCGAAATCCGCGACTGGCTCAACGAGATGGAGGAGAGACACCCGGGAACGAAGTACCAGATACTCAGGAGCTACGACAAGCTCTTCCCGCTAATAGCGAAGACCTACACGAAGAAAACCAGCGAGCTGAACCGCTGTAAGATATGTGGCCAGCCGACGACGGGGGAGATATGCAAGGCCTGCCAGTTCCGCCTTCAGGTCGAGAGGAAGGCGAGGGAAAAGGGCCTGACGTTCAGGGTTGAGTAA
- a CDS encoding TIGR04140 family protein gives MIIETAIPFEELEEIRRKSGAEVKLTLLGTIERNGIVLNRVLVEGHPEEIERFMGKLKLARAGG, from the coding sequence TTGATTATCGAGACGGCCATTCCCTTTGAGGAGCTTGAGGAGATAAGGCGAAAGAGCGGGGCAGAGGTCAAGCTGACTCTTCTCGGAACCATCGAGAGGAACGGGATAGTCCTCAATCGGGTTCTCGTGGAAGGCCATCCAGAGGAAATCGAGCGCTTCATGGGGAAGCTTAAGCTCGCGAGAGCCGGCGGTTAG
- a CDS encoding transcriptional regulator — protein sequence MLEELARLSRSPLGNPTRLAIALYLLSRERATFVSLRKALKLTAGNLEFHLKTLEEAGIVRTYYGFGRRPRKFVEITEEGIEELREVLKILREVTGDD from the coding sequence ATGCTCGAAGAACTGGCGAGGCTCTCAAGGTCTCCGCTCGGCAATCCGACGAGGTTAGCCATAGCGCTCTACCTGCTGTCGAGGGAAAGGGCGACCTTCGTGAGCCTGAGAAAAGCCTTGAAGCTCACCGCCGGAAACCTTGAATTTCACCTGAAGACGCTTGAGGAGGCCGGAATCGTTAGGACGTACTACGGCTTCGGGAGGAGGCCGAGGAAGTTCGTCGAAATAACCGAAGAGGGAATTGAAGAGCTCAGGGAAGTCCTCAAAATCCTGCGGGAGGTGACCGGGGATGATTGA
- a CDS encoding CPBP family intramembrane glutamic endopeptidase, which translates to MIEFAVALTLWLLILSASGTVATLVAGRWAKKAGFAMQLTMFFLSLAVIELMGGPQRFGLVPDFRYVPQAVVLGFGASLIINLLEGNPSVPMEEFMPEGVERLVLLLILAPLGEEVFTRGLIEGYILGYGHFWSAILFSALLFALPHWMAYEGSKKRKIVAVGGAFVLGSLAGYLFALGGIIPAIVLHSSANLAGLIVLRFKEKNGN; encoded by the coding sequence ATGATTGAGTTCGCGGTTGCCCTTACCCTGTGGCTGTTGATTTTATCCGCTTCAGGGACCGTTGCCACCCTGGTCGCCGGGAGATGGGCGAAAAAGGCCGGCTTCGCGATGCAACTGACGATGTTTTTCCTCTCGCTTGCGGTGATCGAGCTCATGGGCGGGCCCCAGAGGTTTGGACTCGTTCCCGATTTCAGATACGTTCCCCAGGCAGTTGTTCTCGGCTTTGGTGCCTCGCTTATAATCAACCTGCTCGAAGGTAATCCCTCAGTTCCGATGGAGGAGTTCATGCCCGAGGGCGTTGAAAGGCTCGTTCTTCTCCTCATTCTAGCTCCGCTGGGAGAAGAAGTCTTCACGAGGGGGCTCATCGAGGGTTATATTTTGGGCTACGGCCATTTTTGGAGCGCAATACTCTTTTCGGCTCTGCTCTTCGCCCTTCCCCACTGGATGGCCTACGAAGGGAGCAAAAAACGGAAGATTGTTGCTGTCGGGGGAGCCTTCGTTCTCGGCTCGCTGGCCGGCTACCTCTTCGCGCTTGGAGGCATAATCCCGGCAATCGTGCTTCACTCCTCGGCGAATTTGGCGGGACTGATTGTCTTAAGGTTTAAAGAAAAAAACGGAAACTAA
- a CDS encoding transcriptional regulator, giving the protein MESLRELTRNHFLGNPIRLGIMLYLLPRGKVLFKELLGVLEVTPGNLDSHLRTLEKAGYVKLYKVFADRPRTAVRITEKGAEETARYLRALKSVLEGMG; this is encoded by the coding sequence ATGGAATCGCTCAGGGAGCTCACGAGAAACCACTTCCTCGGGAACCCGATAAGGTTAGGGATCATGCTCTACCTCCTGCCAAGGGGAAAAGTTCTCTTCAAGGAACTCCTCGGAGTTCTTGAGGTAACCCCCGGAAACCTCGACTCCCATCTAAGAACCCTCGAAAAAGCGGGCTACGTAAAGCTTTACAAGGTCTTCGCCGACAGGCCGAGAACGGCGGTAAGGATAACGGAGAAGGGGGCGGAAGAGACGGCGAGGTACCTGAGGGCCCTCAAAAGCGTGCTTGAGGGGATGGGATGA
- a CDS encoding DUF460 domain-containing protein, with product MVLILIIGIDVVGENPKRFALVSWYNGRLERKGEFTLYRLIRFIRAKRPDIVAIDSVTELGDDLRKFLRALPPGTKLVQVTGRPGEQRSLQSLAREHGIRTTDRFDPYEEAKLSALLASKGVGYEVLAFEDEVIVKVTRGRSHGKGGWSQDRYRKRVHNLVRDKVREIEDRLRKAGVPFDLETEEKDYGLARGEFRIYASREELAGIVRPMRGGDVEVRIYPVERAELGFAPLKGEEAVRERRSVIVGIDPGITVGIAVIDLNGNVLALHSERNMPVGEVFRFISEIGHPVIVATDVSPAPGFVEKIARSFKANLFVPRESLRVEEKNELLRSLGIKVEDDHQRDALAAAYKAYLRLKPKLEHVEAKLREAGLSKRADEVKALVIQGYNLGEAMQKVARRERPREEEEPESGESVDVRPYVRKIRELEERIAFLERENEELRGIIREQRRTIERLERRIADYDEEVRRKVLRERELEAKVKRIELLETQLREAKAVIERLSRDLVKVKRMNVVEIRGSAVPLKVLRVLSWRELERIEREVGLRRGDVLFVVNPAGAGKAIAEELVEKGIKALITEKPLPGPVREVLREAHLPFFTSEELDVKRVDEFAVVERETLERAIEELLERWKKEDEEREAEKFLRLVEEYRIERIRELRRKAEEELEAEKRKR from the coding sequence GTGGTGCTCATTCTTATCATTGGCATCGACGTCGTCGGTGAGAACCCAAAGCGCTTCGCGCTCGTGAGCTGGTACAACGGGAGGCTTGAACGAAAGGGCGAGTTCACACTCTATCGCTTAATCCGCTTTATCAGAGCAAAGAGGCCGGATATCGTGGCGATTGACAGCGTCACCGAGCTCGGCGACGACCTGAGGAAGTTCCTCCGGGCACTTCCTCCTGGCACGAAGCTCGTCCAGGTAACGGGGAGGCCCGGCGAGCAGCGCTCACTCCAGAGCCTCGCGAGGGAGCACGGGATAAGGACGACCGACAGGTTCGACCCCTATGAGGAGGCGAAGCTCTCGGCACTTCTCGCGAGTAAGGGAGTCGGCTACGAGGTCTTGGCCTTCGAGGACGAGGTCATAGTCAAGGTAACCAGGGGAAGGAGTCACGGCAAGGGTGGATGGAGCCAGGACAGGTATAGAAAGCGCGTTCACAACCTCGTCCGCGACAAGGTTAGGGAAATCGAGGACAGGCTGAGGAAGGCTGGGGTTCCCTTCGACCTCGAGACCGAGGAGAAGGACTACGGCTTAGCCAGAGGCGAGTTCAGAATCTACGCGAGCAGGGAAGAGCTCGCTGGAATCGTGAGGCCTATGCGAGGCGGCGACGTCGAGGTCAGGATTTACCCCGTCGAGAGGGCCGAGCTTGGCTTCGCCCCACTTAAGGGCGAGGAGGCCGTGAGGGAAAGGCGGAGCGTCATCGTTGGCATAGACCCGGGCATAACGGTTGGAATAGCGGTAATAGACCTCAACGGCAACGTGCTGGCACTCCACAGCGAGAGGAACATGCCGGTCGGCGAGGTCTTCAGGTTCATAAGCGAGATCGGGCACCCGGTTATAGTTGCCACCGATGTTTCCCCGGCCCCGGGTTTTGTCGAGAAGATAGCCCGCTCCTTTAAAGCTAATCTCTTCGTCCCGAGGGAGAGCTTAAGGGTCGAGGAGAAGAACGAGCTGTTGAGAAGCCTTGGCATCAAGGTCGAGGACGACCACCAGCGCGACGCCTTGGCGGCCGCCTACAAGGCCTATCTCCGCTTAAAGCCCAAGCTTGAGCACGTCGAGGCGAAGCTCCGCGAGGCGGGATTGAGCAAGAGGGCCGACGAGGTGAAAGCCCTTGTAATCCAGGGCTACAACCTCGGCGAGGCGATGCAAAAAGTTGCGAGGCGCGAGAGGCCGAGGGAGGAGGAAGAGCCTGAGAGCGGAGAGAGCGTTGACGTCAGGCCCTACGTGAGGAAAATCCGCGAGCTTGAGGAGAGGATAGCGTTTCTTGAGAGGGAGAACGAGGAGCTCAGGGGAATAATCCGTGAGCAGAGGAGAACAATCGAGAGGCTTGAGCGCAGAATAGCGGACTACGACGAGGAGGTCAGGAGAAAGGTCCTCCGCGAGAGGGAGCTTGAGGCGAAGGTGAAGCGCATAGAACTCCTCGAAACACAGCTGAGGGAAGCTAAAGCGGTCATCGAGAGGCTGAGCAGGGATTTGGTCAAGGTCAAGAGGATGAACGTGGTTGAAATCCGCGGTAGCGCGGTTCCGCTGAAAGTTCTTAGAGTCCTCAGCTGGCGCGAGCTCGAGAGGATAGAGCGCGAGGTCGGATTGAGGAGGGGCGACGTCCTCTTCGTGGTGAATCCCGCAGGAGCTGGAAAAGCGATAGCGGAAGAGCTCGTCGAGAAGGGAATTAAAGCCTTGATAACCGAGAAGCCCCTCCCGGGGCCCGTCAGAGAAGTTCTCCGCGAGGCTCATCTGCCCTTCTTCACGAGCGAAGAGCTCGACGTCAAAAGGGTTGACGAGTTCGCGGTCGTCGAGCGGGAGACGCTGGAGAGGGCCATCGAGGAGTTGTTAGAGCGCTGGAAGAAGGAGGACGAGGAGAGGGAGGCGGAGAAGTTCCTCAGGCTTGTGGAGGAGTACAGGATTGAGCGCATCAGGGAGCTCAGGAGAAAGGCCGAGGAAGAGCTTGAAGCGGAGAAGAGGAAAAGGTAA
- the pcp gene encoding pyroglutamyl-peptidase I: protein MKVLVTGFEPFGGEEINPSWEAVKALPDELNGATLLKVRLPVSFKRVREILPRLIAREKPDIVLLTGQAGGRPNVTVERVAINVMDSTMPDNDGFKPEDEPVFEGAPDAYFATIPIKDVVKALRKARIPAGVSNTVGTYVCNTAMFTALHTIAVSGMETKAGFIHVPFSHAQALEKPRPSMAQETINEAIRKALESLLE from the coding sequence ATGAAGGTTCTGGTCACCGGCTTCGAGCCCTTCGGCGGTGAGGAGATAAACCCCTCATGGGAGGCCGTTAAAGCCCTCCCCGACGAGCTCAACGGAGCAACGCTCCTGAAGGTTCGGCTACCGGTTTCGTTCAAGAGGGTTAGAGAGATTCTGCCGAGGCTAATCGCCAGGGAAAAGCCCGATATCGTCCTCCTGACCGGCCAGGCCGGTGGAAGGCCGAACGTGACCGTCGAGAGGGTTGCGATAAACGTCATGGACTCAACGATGCCGGACAACGACGGCTTTAAGCCGGAGGACGAGCCGGTATTCGAGGGCGCTCCAGATGCTTACTTCGCCACAATACCAATAAAAGACGTTGTGAAGGCCCTGAGGAAGGCCAGAATCCCGGCTGGCGTTTCCAACACTGTCGGAACTTACGTCTGCAACACCGCGATGTTCACAGCTTTGCACACTATAGCCGTCTCTGGAATGGAAACGAAAGCAGGCTTCATCCACGTGCCTTTCAGCCACGCCCAGGCCCTTGAGAAGCCGAGACCGTCTATGGCTCAGGAAACGATAAACGAGGCGATAAGGAAAGCGCTGGAGTCACTCCTTGAATAG
- a CDS encoding geranylgeranyl reductase family protein, with the protein MRYDVLIIGGGPVGNYLAKLLAGKLDVAVVEKKRSFGGKACTGIIGRESFERLGFPEEAVLNSLRGAVFRSRIQSFEIARKSAQAYIVDRKTLERKLAEEAVKRGADYFIGTTFTGFRGGRARLQHLKETFEVSADFYVGADGIASTVAREIGAKSNAEFLKGFEVEVVGEFRRDFVEVWVNKDLNAEFFCWVAPLSDEVARVGTLGSLEALNRFLRARGLRPTSILEFKAGTVGLGWRGPWAKDNVALVGDAALQIKPTTAGGIVFGAICAHHLARAILSGDLSTYEASCSQIKRQISFGLKVRKVFKGLSQEGIERLFEVFSSEEARKVIEEQADFDDHLRTFKAIAKRPRLLASLLRISPSLIRALI; encoded by the coding sequence ATGAGGTACGACGTCCTAATCATCGGAGGTGGACCCGTTGGAAACTACCTGGCAAAACTCCTCGCCGGAAAGCTCGATGTGGCAGTCGTTGAGAAAAAGCGATCGTTCGGCGGAAAGGCCTGCACCGGCATAATTGGAAGGGAAAGCTTCGAGAGGCTTGGGTTTCCAGAGGAAGCTGTTCTAAATTCCCTCAGGGGTGCCGTCTTCCGCTCAAGGATACAGAGTTTTGAGATAGCGAGGAAATCGGCCCAGGCATACATCGTGGACAGAAAAACCCTGGAGAGAAAGCTCGCTGAAGAGGCCGTGAAGAGGGGAGCGGATTACTTCATTGGAACTACGTTCACGGGCTTCCGCGGAGGAAGGGCAAGGCTCCAGCACCTGAAGGAAACCTTCGAGGTATCTGCCGACTTTTACGTCGGGGCGGACGGTATTGCCAGCACCGTCGCGAGGGAGATTGGGGCCAAGAGTAACGCGGAGTTCCTCAAGGGATTTGAGGTGGAGGTGGTGGGGGAATTCAGGAGGGACTTCGTGGAGGTCTGGGTAAACAAGGACCTCAACGCAGAGTTCTTCTGCTGGGTCGCACCCCTGAGCGATGAGGTGGCGAGGGTTGGAACGCTGGGGAGCCTTGAGGCCCTGAACAGGTTTCTCAGGGCAAGGGGACTGAGGCCGACTTCAATCCTCGAGTTCAAGGCGGGAACTGTCGGGCTTGGATGGAGAGGTCCATGGGCCAAGGACAACGTCGCGCTCGTCGGCGATGCCGCGCTCCAGATCAAGCCGACAACTGCAGGGGGAATAGTCTTCGGCGCAATCTGCGCCCACCATCTGGCGAGGGCCATACTCTCAGGAGACCTCTCAACGTACGAAGCCTCGTGTTCGCAGATAAAGAGACAGATCTCCTTCGGGCTGAAGGTGAGGAAGGTCTTCAAGGGTCTGAGCCAGGAGGGCATTGAGAGGCTCTTTGAGGTCTTCTCAAGCGAGGAGGCCAGAAAGGTTATAGAGGAGCAGGCCGACTTCGATGACCATCTGAGAACGTTCAAGGCCATTGCAAAACGGCCCCGGCTTCTCGCGAGCCTGCTCCGGATCAGCCCCTCACTTATAAGGGCACTTATATAA
- a CDS encoding ferritin-like domain-containing protein, whose translation MGVEVLERIRNLNERELLSYWIRGEYEEAETYWKLAERAKELGLPAEVYETFKQLGDESKEHGDELYQIYRREYGEELVEVNVPNVEALNVLGKFWKVEDLGDVLRIALESEKLAETIYRKLAGECRDEKLRSIYLRLADIERGHYERLKALANKMGVELDVEKECEKESS comes from the coding sequence ATGGGTGTTGAAGTCCTCGAAAGGATCAGAAACCTCAACGAGCGTGAGCTTTTGAGCTACTGGATCAGGGGCGAATACGAGGAGGCTGAAACATACTGGAAGCTTGCCGAAAGGGCGAAGGAGCTCGGCCTTCCTGCGGAGGTCTACGAAACTTTTAAACAGCTTGGCGACGAGTCCAAAGAGCACGGGGACGAGCTCTACCAGATTTACCGGCGCGAGTACGGGGAGGAGCTTGTTGAGGTCAACGTTCCCAACGTTGAAGCCCTCAACGTCCTCGGTAAGTTCTGGAAGGTCGAGGACCTCGGCGACGTCCTGAGGATAGCCCTCGAAAGCGAAAAGCTGGCCGAGACGATTTACAGAAAGCTGGCCGGGGAATGCAGGGATGAGAAGCTCAGGTCAATCTACCTCCGCCTGGCCGACATCGAGCGGGGCCACTACGAGAGGCTTAAAGCCCTCGCAAACAAAATGGGTGTCGAGCTTGACGTGGAAAAGGAGTGTGAAAAGGAAAGTAGCTAG
- a CDS encoding 4Fe-4S binding protein: protein MKAPILVPTVLKNLTKKPATNLFPKTEPVPVPEDFRGMITYDVDKCVGCRMCYNVCPAGVFVCLPEIRKVALWTARCIYCGQCVDVCPTGALKLSRDFLLASYDNHDERFIPLKSEKVEEIKKKLEEQKKAKEKAKGEKKAEKKA, encoded by the coding sequence GTGAAGGCGCCGATACTCGTCCCAACAGTGCTCAAGAACTTAACCAAAAAGCCGGCGACCAATCTCTTTCCGAAGACGGAGCCAGTGCCAGTTCCGGAGGACTTCAGGGGAATGATAACGTACGACGTCGACAAATGCGTCGGCTGCAGGATGTGCTACAACGTCTGCCCTGCTGGAGTCTTCGTCTGTCTCCCTGAGATAAGGAAGGTCGCCCTCTGGACGGCCCGCTGTATCTACTGCGGACAGTGCGTTGACGTCTGCCCGACTGGAGCCTTAAAGCTGAGCAGGGACTTCCTGCTGGCGAGCTACGACAACCACGACGAGAGGTTCATCCCCCTCAAGTCGGAGAAGGTCGAGGAGATCAAGAAGAAGCTTGAGGAGCAGAAGAAGGCTAAGGAAAAGGCCAAAGGTGAGAAAAAAGCCGAAAAGAAAGCCTAG